Proteins from one Planctomyces sp. SH-PL62 genomic window:
- a CDS encoding vWA domain-containing protein — translation MPGNLFSRLGSLQFSPPLGWPAWGALALVPLGIIALYFLKLRRRSVPVASTLLWRKSLEDLHVNSLFQRLRRNLLLFLQLLVAALAMLALTGPQMKGAGGQGRRFVLLIDASASMSAVDDADGPSRLDKAKDEARKVVRDMQGDDLAMVVSFADSARVVSNYSGDKRLLLQRIDAVAPTQGTTSLREALQVAAGLANPSKQIGEGVVATSQTTPKLFIYTDGGFPDVEGFSLGNLEPEVVVVGPPPPPYSPPADDSPPADRAGAGANGDPSDNVAIVALQSRPIEEKADLHQVFGRVRNYRAEPVTTEAQLVRKRLDKPGDDGGLVDAVALEIPARGEQAFQFDVPEPGVAAFEVRLTGKDALAVDDRAFVVVGDARKARVLVVSANDRYLIDAFNTPTLVEKTEATILTPEEAKGEAVVRDLKGGRYDLVVFDGWRPDEPPESNALYFGVFPPGPAYEGAKPVENPAILDWDVSHPLMQYVRDLSLVYVARARVVDPLPPSAVPLIEGDAGALAFVVPRGGFLDAVIAFPLIDGQTPNTTWFRYISFPLFLFNAVQTLGGTQGGEAAALASPNRPVVVRAETAERTIRVAPPDGSAPRTIERNTQGAFVDDAVATTGLYEARWTGGASPFAVNLFDPRESDLATRGLVPAGAPESRVEAYKIKIGYTPVEGAGTVPDARRDWWKLAALAALGVLVVEWYVYNRRVYI, via the coding sequence ATGCCGGGGAACCTGTTCAGCCGCCTGGGGTCGCTCCAGTTCAGCCCGCCGCTGGGATGGCCGGCGTGGGGGGCGCTCGCCCTGGTCCCGCTCGGGATCATCGCGCTCTACTTCCTCAAACTGAGGCGGCGGTCGGTGCCGGTCGCCAGCACCTTGCTCTGGCGCAAGAGCCTCGAGGATCTGCACGTCAACAGCCTGTTTCAGCGGCTCCGGCGCAACCTGCTCCTGTTCCTGCAACTCCTGGTCGCGGCCCTGGCGATGCTCGCGCTGACGGGCCCGCAGATGAAGGGGGCCGGCGGCCAGGGCCGGCGGTTCGTGCTCCTGATCGATGCCTCGGCCAGCATGTCGGCCGTCGACGACGCCGACGGTCCCAGCCGGCTCGACAAGGCGAAGGACGAGGCCCGCAAGGTCGTCCGCGACATGCAAGGGGACGACCTGGCGATGGTCGTCTCATTCGCCGACTCGGCCCGCGTCGTCTCCAACTACAGCGGCGACAAGCGGCTCCTCCTGCAACGGATCGACGCCGTCGCGCCGACGCAGGGGACCACGTCGCTCCGCGAGGCGCTCCAGGTCGCGGCCGGGCTGGCGAACCCGTCGAAGCAGATCGGCGAGGGCGTGGTCGCCACGTCCCAGACCACCCCCAAGCTGTTCATCTACACCGACGGCGGCTTCCCGGACGTCGAGGGCTTCAGCCTGGGGAACCTGGAGCCCGAGGTCGTCGTCGTCGGCCCCCCTCCCCCGCCCTACTCGCCCCCCGCCGACGATTCCCCCCCGGCCGATCGGGCCGGGGCCGGCGCGAACGGCGACCCTTCGGACAATGTCGCGATCGTCGCCTTGCAGTCCCGCCCGATCGAGGAGAAGGCCGACCTCCACCAGGTCTTCGGCAGGGTGCGCAACTACCGCGCCGAGCCCGTGACGACCGAGGCCCAGCTCGTCCGCAAGCGGCTCGACAAGCCCGGCGACGACGGGGGCCTGGTCGACGCCGTGGCGCTGGAGATCCCCGCGCGGGGCGAGCAGGCGTTCCAGTTCGACGTCCCCGAGCCGGGCGTCGCGGCGTTCGAGGTCCGGTTGACGGGGAAGGACGCCCTGGCGGTCGACGACCGGGCGTTCGTGGTCGTCGGCGACGCTCGCAAGGCCCGCGTCCTCGTCGTCTCGGCGAACGACCGCTACCTGATCGACGCCTTCAACACGCCGACCCTCGTCGAGAAGACCGAGGCGACGATCCTCACGCCCGAGGAAGCGAAGGGAGAGGCCGTCGTCCGCGACCTCAAGGGGGGGCGGTACGACCTCGTCGTCTTCGACGGCTGGCGGCCCGACGAGCCCCCGGAATCCAACGCCCTGTACTTCGGCGTCTTCCCCCCCGGCCCCGCCTACGAGGGTGCGAAGCCCGTCGAGAACCCGGCGATCCTCGACTGGGACGTGAGCCACCCCCTGATGCAGTACGTCCGCGACCTTTCGCTGGTGTACGTCGCCAGGGCCCGCGTGGTCGACCCCCTCCCCCCTTCGGCCGTCCCCTTGATCGAGGGGGACGCCGGCGCCCTGGCCTTCGTCGTCCCGCGTGGAGGGTTCCTCGACGCCGTGATCGCCTTCCCCCTCATCGACGGCCAGACGCCGAACACCACCTGGTTCCGCTACATCAGCTTCCCCCTGTTTTTGTTCAACGCGGTGCAAACCCTGGGCGGGACCCAGGGGGGCGAGGCCGCCGCGCTCGCGAGCCCGAACCGGCCGGTGGTCGTCCGCGCCGAGACGGCCGAGCGGACGATCCGGGTCGCCCCGCCGGACGGCTCCGCGCCCAGGACGATCGAGCGGAACACCCAGGGCGCCTTCGTCGACGACGCCGTCGCGACGACCGGCCTGTACGAGGCCCGGTGGACCGGCGGCGCGTCGCCGTTCGCCGTCAACCTGTTCGACCCCCGCGAGAGCGATCTCGCCACCCGCGGCCTCGTCCCCGCCGGCGCCCCCGAATCCCGCGTCGAGGCGTACAAGATCAAGATCGGCTACACCCCCGTCGAGGGCGCCGGCACCGTTCCCGACGCCCGCCGCGACTGGTGGAAGCTCGCCGCGCTCGCCGCCCTCGGCGTCCTGGTCGTCGAATGGTACGTCTACAATCGGCGGGTCTACATCTGA
- a CDS encoding enoyl-CoA hydratase-related protein: MTDEGRETAWRWDRDGDGVWTLWFEQPGRDLNILDRPALDELDERLAEVEEDSSVQGVLIRSAKPAGFCGGTDLRLIHDAPSGAEVEALMRRGTEVLDRLMRLGPATTAVLHGACLGGGLELALACRHRVALATSVPLQLGLPQVRLGLIPGWGAIEHLPRLLAPKDALELLLFGVPIGFLQARSQGVVSRLISAEEPERLVETLSAEAPAERPFTVDAWAEELDFARAKLDRHSIDFPEAPAAILEVIEIDLARGPEAAREAAIARYVGLARDEAVREALEDFLARPSA, encoded by the coding sequence ATGACCGACGAAGGGCGCGAGACGGCCTGGCGATGGGACCGCGACGGCGACGGCGTCTGGACCCTGTGGTTCGAGCAGCCGGGCCGTGATCTGAACATCCTGGACCGGCCGGCGCTCGACGAACTGGATGAGCGGCTCGCGGAGGTCGAGGAGGACTCCTCGGTCCAGGGGGTCTTGATCCGTAGCGCCAAGCCGGCCGGCTTCTGCGGGGGGACCGATCTGCGGCTGATCCACGACGCCCCCTCGGGGGCGGAGGTCGAGGCCCTGATGCGGCGAGGGACCGAGGTGCTGGACCGCCTGATGCGGCTGGGGCCGGCGACCACGGCGGTCCTCCACGGGGCCTGCCTCGGCGGCGGCCTGGAGCTGGCCCTGGCCTGCCGCCACCGCGTGGCCCTTGCGACGAGCGTGCCGCTGCAACTCGGGCTGCCCCAGGTCCGCCTGGGCCTGATCCCCGGTTGGGGCGCGATCGAGCACCTCCCCCGTCTGCTCGCACCCAAGGACGCGCTGGAGTTGCTCCTGTTCGGCGTCCCGATCGGCTTCCTCCAGGCGCGATCGCAGGGGGTCGTCTCGCGGCTGATCTCGGCCGAGGAGCCGGAACGGCTGGTCGAGACCCTCTCCGCCGAGGCTCCCGCCGAGCGCCCCTTCACGGTCGACGCCTGGGCCGAGGAGCTGGACTTCGCGCGGGCCAAGCTCGATCGACACTCCATCGACTTCCCCGAGGCCCCGGCCGCGATCCTCGAGGTGATCGAGATCGACCTCGCCCGAGGCCCCGAAGCCGCCCGCGAAGCCGCCATCGCCAGGTACGTCGGGCTCGCCCGGGACGAGGCCGTCCGGGAGGCCCTCGAGGACTTCCTCGCCCGGCCGAGCGCCTGA
- a CDS encoding DUF58 domain-containing protein, translated as MPADSGSTSTARTPLLDPEFLHKLEQLELVSRKIIVGRLKGERKSRRKGTSVEFAEHRQYAPGDDLRHIDWNAFGRLDRLFLKLFLEEEDLHVHTLVDSSLSMGFGEPTKLHYAKQVAAALAFIGLVNNDRIILETFASRLQAGVPNVRGRSQMWRIVQYLERLEPSGESDLTAAARDFAIKQGGKGVVVVISDFLDKRGYEDALRYLLARRMDVFVIHVLSREEVEPELVGDLRLVDCEDDEEADVTISAPLLKRYKENLDAFVGGLRDYCTKRGITYVFTTNQYPFEKLVLNYLRERGLLK; from the coding sequence ATGCCCGCCGATTCCGGCTCGACCTCGACCGCCCGGACGCCGCTCCTGGACCCGGAGTTCCTCCACAAGCTGGAGCAACTCGAGCTGGTCAGCCGCAAGATCATCGTCGGGCGGCTCAAGGGGGAGCGCAAGAGCCGGCGGAAAGGGACCTCGGTGGAGTTCGCCGAGCACCGCCAGTACGCCCCCGGCGACGACCTCCGGCACATCGACTGGAACGCCTTCGGCCGGCTCGACCGCCTGTTCCTCAAGCTGTTCCTGGAGGAAGAGGACCTACACGTCCACACGCTCGTCGACTCCAGCCTGTCGATGGGCTTCGGCGAGCCGACCAAGCTGCACTACGCCAAGCAGGTGGCCGCGGCCCTGGCGTTCATCGGCCTGGTGAACAACGATCGGATCATCCTGGAGACCTTCGCCTCGCGGCTCCAGGCGGGCGTCCCCAACGTCCGGGGGCGGTCCCAGATGTGGCGGATCGTCCAGTACCTGGAGCGGCTGGAGCCCTCCGGCGAGAGCGACCTCACCGCCGCCGCCCGCGACTTCGCCATCAAGCAGGGGGGCAAGGGGGTCGTCGTCGTCATCTCCGACTTCCTCGACAAGCGGGGATATGAGGATGCCCTGCGATACCTGCTGGCGCGGAGGATGGACGTCTTCGTCATCCACGTCCTGAGCCGGGAGGAAGTCGAGCCCGAGCTGGTGGGCGACCTCCGACTCGTCGACTGCGAGGACGACGAGGAGGCCGACGTCACCATCAGCGCCCCGCTCCTGAAGCGGTACAAGGAGAACCTCGACGCCTTCGTCGGAGGCCTCCGCGACTACTGCACCAAACGCGGGATCACCTACGTCTTCACCACCAACCAGTACCCCTTCGAGAAACTCGTGCTGAACTATCTGCGCGAGCGCGGACTCCTCAAATGA